The nucleotide sequence TCTTTCAACTGCTTCTCTTATCGGTATCGCTTTTGCCATGTACCGCAATGTTGATAAGGAAAAACGCACGAAATACAAATCAATGTTCCTATCTGCAGGTCTTGCAGTTTTCTTAACAGGTGTAACTGAGCCAATCGAATTTATGTTCATGTTCGCTGCACCGCTATTATATGTTGTATACGCAATTACAACAGGTCTTGCATTCGCAATCGTCGATATTATCGACATCCGCGTTCACTCATTTGGATTCATTGAGCTTCTGACTCGTACACCGATGATCATTAAAGCGGGATTATGGCTTGACCTTGTCAACTTCTTCCTTGCATGTGCCGTGTTCTTCGGACTGAACTTTGGAATTGCGAACTTCCTGATCAAACGTTTCAACTTCCCTACTCCGGGACGCAACGGAAACTACATCGATTCTGAAGAGCCTGCTGCAAAAACAACAGGTGAAGTAAACAAAGACTCTCAGGCTTCTGCGATTATTACTTTGCTTGGCGGTTCTGGTAATATTGAAGATGTAGATGCTTGTATGACACGTCTTCGCGTAACCGTTAAAGACCCTGAAATTGTTGCAAATGAAGCGCAATGGAAAGAAAACGGCGCGCTTGGGTTAATCATTAAAGACAAAGGCGTTCAAGCCATCTACGGACCGAAAGCAGATGTTTTAAAATCTGACATTCAAGATACGTTAGGAGCTTAAACGATGAAATTATTAACGCTTAATTGTCATTCCTGGCAAGAAGAAAATCAGATGGAAAAAATCAGGACGCTCGCGCTTGCCATCAAGGAACAGTCTTATGATGTGATTGCCCTTCAGGAGGTAAGCCAGCGGGTGGAAGAGCCCGTCCTGTATGACGGAGTCAAAAAAAACAATTATGCGTTAGTGCTGCTTGATGAACTGAAAAAACTTGGTGTTGCCGGATATGAGCTGGTATGGGGATTTGCCCATATCGGCTATCCGGGCTTTGAAGAAGGCTTAGCCATTCTGACAAAGCATCCGGTAGTTGACTCAGAAGTGTTCTCCGTCACAAAAGGCAAAAACACTGACTACTGGAAAACCCGTTCCATCGTCCGTGCGGATATTGACTATAACGGACAGGAAATTTCTTTTTACTCCTGTCACCTCGGCTGGTGGCACGATGAAGAGGAACCTTGCAAATACCAGCTCGACGCTCTTCTTCAAAAGGTTGACCTTGATAAGCCTTCCTTTTTAATGGGAGACTTCAACAACAGCGCCGAAGTAAGAGATGAAGGCTATGATTATCTTCTGTCACATGATTTGTATGACACGTACGAGCTTGCAGAAGACAAAGATTCAGGCATCACGGTAAAAGGAAAAATTGCCGGATGGGATGAAAATAAGAAAGATTTGAGAATTGACCTGATCCTTGTGAACAAGGAAGTCAACGTTCTTTCTTCAAAGGTTATTTTCAATGATGACAACAGACCGGTTGTATCTGACCATTACGGGGTTGAAACCGAAATCAGCATGTAATACCAGAGCTGCTTCTTTAAAAGAGGCAGCTTTTTTATGTTAGAGTGATCTTTTTTTCTCCACTTTGCGTTTATCCTGTCGTTCCCCCGGGAAACTATAAAGGTTATAGGGAGGCGGATGTATGAAAGACTTATTCAGAAGAATTCATCAGCATGAACTAAATGATCTCTCTGCAGTTATTGCATATTATTTACTTTTATCCCTGTTTCCGCTGCTTATTTTCTTAATCGCGCTGTTTCCTTATTTTTCACTTGATGTAACGCCGCTTCTGACATGGATTAATCACTATGTGCCTTCAGAGACAGCTGAGCTTTTAACGGAGCAGATCAGAAGCCTGTTCGGAGAAACCAACAGTTAC is from Bacillus sp. FSL H8-0547 and encodes:
- a CDS encoding endonuclease/exonuclease/phosphatase family protein is translated as MKLLTLNCHSWQEENQMEKIRTLALAIKEQSYDVIALQEVSQRVEEPVLYDGVKKNNYALVLLDELKKLGVAGYELVWGFAHIGYPGFEEGLAILTKHPVVDSEVFSVTKGKNTDYWKTRSIVRADIDYNGQEISFYSCHLGWWHDEEEPCKYQLDALLQKVDLDKPSFLMGDFNNSAEVRDEGYDYLLSHDLYDTYELAEDKDSGITVKGKIAGWDENKKDLRIDLILVNKEVNVLSSKVIFNDDNRPVVSDHYGVETEISM